Sequence from the Fragaria vesca subsp. vesca linkage group LG4, FraVesHawaii_1.0, whole genome shotgun sequence genome:
ATTTTTTCTTTTTTCTTTCTTCTTAATATCAAGTCATCACTTGACAGAGGAATTGGATAAAGATTAGAGGTTTGGACATGCGCGGCTGATGAAAATTGGGAGTTGAGGGGTGTTTTTGAAAGAAGAAGGACTAACATGATGATCGACATAAAGTTGATGGGAGTACACTGAAATTAGTTCTACAAAGTATATATATACACCATCTATTTAGGAGGTTATTGATTACTATTAATTTTCCAGACATATATATATTTATTAGTAAATTAAAGGAATAACATGCAAAATGAGGGCGGCAATGTATAAAACAAATCTTCATATTGACTATGTGTGCAGCATGAATGCATGTCGCACTGATGCCATTGGCAGCTCAGGATTTCTATTGCTTTCATTTTGACTAATAACTAACCTGGACAAGATATACACTTTCAAAAAGCACAAAAGATCGAGCTAGCTAGAACTGAACTTGATTAGCTCTAGTCTCCACATTGCCGAAGATAACTTGCATATGTAAAATTATACTAGCGGCTATTTGGTAACTCTGGCCAATATTGGACCGTCAGTTTAATTCATTAGCTCTAGTTAATTAAATAAGTTAACGATTCTTCATTTCTTCTCCAAGATATATACATGTTCACCTATCTGATTATACAACATTGTATATATTAGCTTTAGTCTTCACCTATCCCCTGTTTACTATAAACGATCTTGACTGTTTCAAGGTACGCACCTGAGAAATTAAGCCTATGCATGAAGTCATTTACATAAAGTTAGTGGCATCCCATGACGAAATTCTTAATAGCTGGATTAGTTGGAACTAAACCCTTAATTAATTAATGAAATGGTTCATCAGCTACCTACTAGCTAGTAGTGATGAAAGGCTAACTATATAAACCGTGAACATCTTCCTCAATTCTCATTCTAAAATATCTTTAAGCCATACAAGTTCCAATGGCCAATCTTTGGCCTAGCCTGCTTATTGCCTTGGCAATAGCCTTTCTAGCCAACAGTCATGTAGCTGCTAGTTATGAGACACCATATATTTATGCATCGCCTCCACCACCTTACGTATACAAGTCACCACCACCACCATCTCCATCACCACCTCCTCCTTACCTTTACAAGTCACCGCCACCACCTTCGCCATCTCCTCCTCCACCATACATTTACAAGTCACCGCCACCTCCTTCTCCCAAGTCGTATGTCTACAAGTCACCACCACCACCATCTGATGACAAGCCGTACGTCTACAAGTCTCCTCCTCCACCATCCTCCCCTAAGCCTTACGAATACAAGTCTCCTCCACCACCATCACCGAAACCGTATGTATACAAGTCTCCACCACCACCATCCCCAAAGCCTGCTTACGTGTACAAGTCTCCTCCTCCACCATCCCCTAAGCCGTACGTATACAAGTCTCCTCCACCACCATCACCGAAGCTGTACGTTTACAAGTCACCACCACCACCATCTCACAAGCCGTACGTCTACAAGTCTCCTCCTCCACCATCCCCTAAGCCATACGAATACAAGTCACCACCACCACCACCATCCCCAAAGCCTTCTTACTTGTACAAGTCTCCTCCTCCACCATCCCCTAAGCCGTACATATACAAGTCTCCTCCACCACCATCACCAAAGCTGTACGTTTACAAGTCACCACCTCCACCATCCCCTAAGCCGTACGTATACAAGTCTCCTCCTCCACCATCCCCTAAGTCGTACGAATACAAGTCACCACCACCACCATCTGATGACAAGCCGTACATATACAAGTCTCCCCCACCACCATCATCAAAGCCGTACTTGTACAAGTCACCACCACCACCATCTCACAAGCCGTACGTCTACAACTCTCCTCCACCACCATCACCGAAGCCGTACATGTACAAGTCTCCTCCACCACCATCTCCAAAGTCATACATATACAAGTCTCCCCCACCACCATCCCCGAAGCCGTACTTGTACAAGTCTCCTCCTCCACCATCCCCTAAGCCCTACGTTTACAAGTCACCACCGCCACCATCTCACAAGCCTTACGTGTACAAGTCTCCTCCGCCACCATCCCCAAAGCCGTACATGTACAAGTCTCCTCCACCACCGTCTCCAAAGCCGTACCTATATAAGTCTCCCCCACCACCATCCCCGAAGCCCTACTTGTACAAGTCTCCTCCTCCACCATCCCCTAAGCCATACATATACAAGTCTCCTCCACCACCATCACCGAAGCCGTACTTGTACAAGTCTCCTCCTCCATCTCCAAAGCCGTATGTTTACAAGTCTCCTCCACCACCACCACCAAAGTACTACTACAAGTCTCCACCGCCACCAACTTACTACTACGAGTCACCTCCACCACCCACATACATCTACAAGTCACCACCACCACCATCACCTAAACCTTACGTGTACAAGTCTCCACCACCACCGAAGTACTACTACAAATCTCCACCGCCACCATCTTACATCTACAAGTCACCACCACCACCAGCATACATCTACAAGTCACCACCGCCACCGCATTCTTACATTCACCTACCCGACATTCACATATCACCATTACCATATATCTACAAGTCACCTCCACCCCCGCCTTACATCTATAAATCACCACCACCACCCTCTCCATCACCTCCACCACCTTACATTTACAACTCACCACCACCACCATCTCCCTCACCTCCACCACCATATGTTTACAAGTCACCCCCACCACCATCTCCATCACCTCCTCCTCCCTATGTCTACAAGTCACCACCACCACCCCCATCACCAACTGTTGTTTACTGAACTGATTGAATTTGTGTTCGCATTGTGTAAGTATTGCAACTAACTTTAGAGAGTTTATACCATATCTCTTGTCTTCAAATTTATTTTGTATGATTAGCTATCTATGTACATTGACATACTGTATTGCATATCACAGGTTGTCAATCGGTTAGACAAATTCTTGTTGCAAGAGAGACTTCTATCTTGGCAATACCTTGTTTGCATCTCATCAAATCTAAAATGTGGCCAGAAAAGTGCTCGAGAATAAGAGGCTGCGTTTCAGAATTCTTGCAATTTTATGTATTTTTTTTCTTTTTTCTTTTTTTTTTTTTCTAAATTTGATATATATTACATTGTAATTCTTTATGATGACCATATTGGTTTCATCATAAGTTAAAACTCAATGTACTTAATTGGAGTATACGACCTTTGTTTATTCCCTACATTTTGTGTTAAAAAGTTGAAGTATATGAAAATAAGTCAAGCAGAGACATAGTCTCAGTTGTATTTCTCTTAAAAACTGCAGATCATACTTATTCTGTGTACCGGCGTGCGACTCGTGCGCTTGTAGTGACTGGCTAATAGTCTAATACTCTTTTAATATCCAACAACCTGATGCAACTATGTTTGTATGCTCCGACCTGCTGTCTTTCGATATAAAAGAGACGCAAATATGGTCATGCGCAATGTGAAAATAGACAATTCTTAAAGAATTACTCAGTATTATTTAGTCTAGTGACACGAGTTTCCTTCATAAATGAGAGGTGTGATTAGATAAACTCTAGTCTTTCTTTTTCTTGTAAATGAAGGAGTATATTAAGCCAAAAGGATGAGGGCAAAACCTAGTACAACCAACGCTAGAGGCAAAGAAACTATAGAGTGCAGAACAAAAGAAAACCAAGTCAACCCATAGTAGAGCAAAACAGGGAAGCCCTTCTAGTGAGGACCTTTAAGTTGAGGACTTGGTGAGGACTTTTCGGCTTATCCCACTTTTCGATCTTATATCTACATCTTGACCGTTCAGTTTATAGGTATTTAATTATGAGTAGATCATTTCTTCAAATTTTCAGCTATATTGAAAATTGTTAAGACATTCATAAGTGTGATTTATCAATTATGAACTTGAACGGTTCATATTTGACAGATTTGGTTCGTCCACTAATTTAATCTAGTTTGTTATTTTAACGAACACCAATTTGGGTGAAAATTTGTAGAAATGATCTACTCATATAAACCTAAAAACTGAACAGATAAGATGTCAAAATGTGATCGAAAATTGGGTTTTTTAAACCATAAACCGAAAAGTCCTCACCAAGTCCTTAACTTAAGGGTCCTCACTAGAAGAGCTCTCAGCAAAACAGACCTAAATACAAAGCAAAGCAATAATAGACCTAAAGATGCATCTAGTAGTAGGTAAGTTCCACTTTTCCTTATATCAGAAACTTGATGGATATGAGCCAACATCTAATTGTCGTGATAACATTCTTCAAAACTTTTTTTTTGGAAGGATCTTCAAAACTATAGTAAGCACATCTTACGCTCCTAAAAATGTTATAATTATATATTTCTTTCTTTCTTTCTATATCAAGTAAATAGTAACCAAAAGACCGAACTTCTTGTTTAGAAAGACTTGCCTCCCCACCGAGAAGAAGCCTATTCAACAAATAAAGGTCATGGATAATTCAACCAAGCTCTAAAGTATTTGTGTTTGCCTCAAAAATCAGC
This genomic interval carries:
- the LOC101306814 gene encoding uncharacterized protein LOC101306814 produces the protein MANLWPSLLIALAITLIASVAASYEKPYVYASPPPPSHKHKSTQSYHYKSPPPPTYKHKSSPSYHYKSPPPPSHKPKSAPPYYYKSPPPPSYIHKSSPSYHYKSSPSPSYKHKSSHSYHYKSPPPPVHYESPKYYYKSPPPPYVYRSPPPPSPKPYVYKSPPPPSPKPYVYKSPPPPSLKPYVYKSPPPPPPKYYYKSPPPQTYIDKSPPPPLAYIYKSPPPPLSLPHLPYIYKSPPPHSPSPPPPYIYNSPPPPPYMYNSPPPPSPSPPPPYIYNSPPPPSPSPPPPYPYVYKSPPPPSPKLYVYKSPPPPSHKPYVYKSPPPPSPKPYEYKSPPPPPSPKPSYLYKSPPPPSPKPYIYKSPPPPSPKLYVYKSPPPPSPKPYVYKSPPPPSPKSYEYKSPPPPSDDKPYIYKSPPPPSSKPYLYKSPPPPSHKPYVYNSPPPPSPKPYMYKSPPPPSPKSYIYKSPPPPSPKPYLYKSPPPPSPKPYVYKSPPPPSHKPYVYKSPPPPSPKPYMYKSPPPPSPKPYLYKSPPPPSPKPYLYKSPPPPSPKPYIYKSPPPPSPKPYLYKSPPPSPKPYVYKSPPPPPPKYYYKSPPPPTYYYESPPPPTYIYKSPPPPSPKPYVYKSPPPPKYYYKSPPPPSYIYKSPPPPAYIYKSPPPPHSYIHLPDIHISPLPYIYKSPPPPPYIYKSPPPPSPSPPPPYIYNSPPPPSPSPPPPYVYKSPPPPSPSPPPPYVYKSPPPPPSPTVVY